One genomic region from Natranaerobius trueperi encodes:
- the recO gene encoding DNA repair protein RecO has product MCAVYKTDAIVIKNQDYRDYDKLVTLFSPEYGRISSIVKGVKKPKSKLSGIVQSFTYANFQLYSGRSLDKIVQGKIVHEFGKVRTDLAIMSAGMCILELLDKTIPEGEEYSALFGVTLSSLHLLEKGYSPSLVLRIFEAKLIHNLGVSPDLSGCANHEKEVMSNNTRSFFDPESGGLICEECFEKLKAYEKDMHISAFPIDFGSVNIIKRLFSLPVYQLRNLKLTSFQNSTIEKVLSHMLKIHFDVVCKTKSFYLTMNEN; this is encoded by the coding sequence ATGTGTGCCGTATATAAGACTGATGCGATAGTTATAAAAAATCAAGATTATCGTGATTATGATAAGTTAGTTACTTTATTTAGCCCTGAATACGGGAGGATATCTTCAATAGTTAAAGGTGTAAAAAAGCCAAAAAGCAAATTATCAGGAATAGTTCAAAGTTTTACTTATGCAAATTTTCAATTATATTCAGGTCGTAGCTTAGATAAAATCGTTCAGGGAAAGATTGTACATGAATTTGGAAAAGTTAGAACCGATTTGGCTATTATGAGTGCTGGTATGTGTATTTTAGAATTACTAGATAAGACTATACCAGAAGGAGAAGAATATTCGGCCCTTTTTGGTGTTACCTTAAGTTCATTACACCTGCTAGAAAAAGGTTATTCTCCATCGTTAGTTTTACGTATATTTGAAGCTAAATTGATACATAATTTAGGTGTAAGCCCTGATTTATCTGGGTGTGCAAACCATGAAAAAGAAGTAATGTCAAATAATACTAGAAGTTTTTTTGACCCAGAGTCTGGGGGATTAATTTGTGAAGAATGTTTTGAGAAATTGAAAGCATATGAAAAAGATATGCACATTTCAGCGTTTCCTATAGATTTTGGAAGTGTTAATATAATTAAAAGATTATTTTCCCTACCAGTTTATCAATTACGTAATCTAAAATTAACATCATTTCAAAACAGCACTATAGAAAAAGTACTTTCTCATATGTTAAAAATACACTTTGATGTAGTTTGTAAAACAAAATCATTCTATTTGACAATGAATGAAAATTAA
- the glyQ gene encoding glycine--tRNA ligase subunit alpha, with translation MNFQELMFSLLEYWKNENCLVLQPYDIEKGAGTMNPATFLRTLGPEPWNVAYVEPSRRPNDGRYGENPNRLYQHHQIQVIMKPTPDDIQKRYLKSLEAIGIDPVEHDIRFVEDNWESPTLGAWGLGWEVWLDGMEITQFTYFQQVGSVDVDKVSCELTYGLERIAMYIQGVENVFDIKWNDEVTYGELFQQTEYEQSVFSFDESSSKELFKQFEIYEKEAKRLLDKQLVIPGYDYVLKCSHTFNLLEARGAISVTERTGYIGRVRGLARKCAKAYLKQRENLNYPLLKEGKNNG, from the coding sequence ATGAATTTTCAAGAACTTATGTTTTCGTTATTAGAGTATTGGAAAAATGAAAATTGTTTAGTATTGCAACCCTACGATATAGAAAAAGGTGCAGGAACTATGAATCCAGCTACTTTTCTAAGAACCTTAGGACCAGAACCATGGAATGTTGCTTATGTTGAACCATCAAGACGGCCAAATGATGGAAGGTATGGAGAAAATCCAAACAGATTATATCAACATCATCAGATTCAAGTGATTATGAAACCAACTCCTGATGATATCCAAAAAAGATATTTAAAAAGTCTAGAAGCTATAGGTATCGATCCAGTAGAGCATGATATACGTTTTGTTGAAGATAACTGGGAATCACCCACTTTAGGAGCCTGGGGACTTGGTTGGGAAGTATGGCTAGATGGAATGGAAATTACTCAATTTACTTACTTCCAACAAGTAGGCAGCGTAGATGTAGATAAAGTTTCATGTGAACTAACATATGGACTCGAGAGAATTGCTATGTATATACAAGGTGTAGAAAATGTATTTGATATTAAATGGAATGATGAAGTAACGTATGGTGAGTTATTCCAACAAACTGAATATGAACAGTCCGTGTTTTCCTTTGATGAATCTTCATCGAAAGAGCTTTTTAAACAATTTGAAATATATGAAAAGGAAGCAAAAAGGTTATTAGATAAACAATTAGTAATTCCAGGTTATGATTATGTACTTAAGTGTTCACATACATTTAACTTATTAGAAGCTAGAGGTGCAATTAGTGTTACAGAAAGAACTGGGTATATTGGTAGAGTAAGAGGCCTTGCTAGAAAATGCGCTAAAGCATATCTCAAACAAAGAGAGAACCTTAATTATCCTCTCCTAAAGGAGGGAAAAAATAATGGCTAA